From Methanocella paludicola SANAE, a single genomic window includes:
- a CDS encoding deoxyguanosinetriphosphate triphosphohydrolase family protein: protein MRRKLSEDIEAAIKNDNTAYDSSLSPFAAKNSAADRRRPDHEDIRRPFFHDGDRIMHSRAYARYIDKTQVFYLIKNDHITHRVLHVQLVSKIARMIGRGLLLNEDLIEAIALGHDIGHVPYGHDGEKYLSAECRRHGIGSFRHNVQSVRALDRIEDLNLTLQVLDGILAHNGEAHDLLIKPAFGKTWKAFEGEVKLCEGTNDEHSGILPMTLEGCVVRVSDTISFIGRDIEDAITIGLIRREEIPEECAQVLGDNNRDIVNNLVIDVIENSYGKDYVALSGYTAAALQKLREFNNTDIYNNPKIKSEAGKVGRMFSMLFQTFLEDLEKGDKSSRIYKNYLDTFPEEKLKRYLDDTPNAGIVRDFISGMTDDYFNDTFREIYLPTKRRL, encoded by the coding sequence ATGCGCAGGAAGCTATCGGAGGACATTGAGGCCGCCATCAAGAACGATAACACGGCTTACGATAGCTCGCTCTCGCCTTTTGCGGCAAAGAACTCGGCCGCCGACCGCCGGAGGCCCGACCATGAGGACATCCGCAGGCCATTTTTCCACGACGGCGACCGCATCATGCACTCCCGGGCCTACGCCCGGTACATCGATAAGACCCAGGTATTCTACCTGATCAAGAACGACCACATCACTCACCGGGTCCTCCATGTCCAGCTTGTCTCGAAGATAGCGCGCATGATCGGCCGGGGATTATTACTGAACGAGGACCTCATCGAGGCCATAGCGCTGGGCCACGACATCGGCCACGTCCCATACGGGCACGACGGGGAGAAGTACCTGTCCGCCGAGTGCCGGAGGCACGGCATCGGCAGCTTCCGGCATAACGTGCAGAGCGTCCGTGCGCTCGACCGGATCGAGGATCTTAATTTAACGCTGCAAGTTCTGGATGGCATCCTGGCCCACAATGGCGAAGCTCACGACCTTTTAATAAAGCCCGCGTTCGGTAAAACCTGGAAGGCCTTCGAAGGCGAGGTGAAGCTTTGCGAAGGCACGAATGACGAACACTCGGGCATCCTGCCCATGACGCTCGAAGGCTGCGTCGTCCGGGTCTCGGACACCATCAGCTTCATAGGCCGGGACATCGAGGACGCCATCACTATAGGCCTAATTCGCCGCGAGGAGATCCCGGAGGAGTGTGCCCAAGTGCTGGGCGACAACAACCGGGACATCGTGAACAACCTGGTCATCGACGTCATCGAGAACAGCTATGGAAAAGACTACGTCGCCCTGAGCGGCTACACGGCCGCCGCCCTCCAGAAGCTGAGAGAGTTCAATAACACGGACATTTACAACAACCCTAAGATCAAGTCCGAGGCAGGGAAGGTCGGGCGCATGTTCTCAATGCTCTTCCAGACGTTCCTTGAGGACCTGGAGAAGGGAGATAAAAGCTCCCGCATCTACAAGAATTACCTGGACACGTTCCCGGAAGAGAAGTTAAAAAGGTACCTGGATGATACGCCCAACGCCGGCATTGTGAGGGATTTCATCTCCGGCATGACGGACGACTACTTCAACGACACGTTCCGGGAAATTTACCTGCCGACCAAGCGCCGGCTATAG